From the genome of Bradyrhizobium elkanii USDA 76, one region includes:
- a CDS encoding chromate transporter yields MSPDSNPIAALVWTFGLMSLFAVGGANSAIPEMHRAAVDVHHWLTDKQFADVFAISQLSPGPNVLIVTLIGYSVAGVAGALAATVAMCGPTALLAYYVSRFLDRSRDARWPAMIQAALVPLSIGLMAASGLIVAQTSDQSWIAVLITIVAAALAFATRINPLWMLLAGGLLGFAGVI; encoded by the coding sequence GGCCTGATGTCGCTGTTTGCGGTCGGCGGCGCCAATTCGGCGATTCCCGAAATGCACCGTGCCGCCGTCGACGTGCATCACTGGCTGACCGATAAGCAGTTCGCCGACGTATTCGCGATCTCGCAGCTCTCGCCGGGGCCGAACGTGCTGATCGTGACCTTGATAGGCTACTCGGTCGCAGGCGTCGCCGGGGCGTTGGCCGCGACGGTGGCGATGTGCGGACCGACCGCGCTGCTTGCCTATTATGTGAGCCGTTTCCTCGATCGCTCGCGCGACGCGCGCTGGCCGGCGATGATCCAGGCGGCACTGGTTCCGTTGTCGATCGGTCTGATGGCGGCCTCCGGCCTGATCGTGGCGCAGACCTCAGACCAAAGTTGGATCGCGGTCCTGATCACCATTGTCGCGGCCGCGCTTGCTTTCGCGACGCGGATCAACCCTTTGTGGATGTTGCTGGCCGGAGGCCTCTTGGGTTTCGCTGGCGTTATCTGA
- a CDS encoding tripartite tricarboxylate transporter TctB family protein: MSDTPSEAPVKSILPKWVRGPQDFVGGLAMMAVALFALWASSDLQGMHGFSFGAGTAPRMFAVLLLLLGGGVALMGVLQAGPHIAAYSWRGPLFVSAAIVFFALAIRPLGLVVSAFAAFMIAAMGSQETKLVEAVIVGACLTVGCALLFPYVLGLPMPMFPRFLIQ, encoded by the coding sequence ATGAGCGATACGCCGAGCGAGGCGCCGGTCAAATCGATCTTGCCGAAATGGGTGCGCGGTCCGCAGGACTTTGTCGGCGGGCTCGCCATGATGGCGGTTGCGCTGTTTGCCTTGTGGGCCTCGAGCGATTTGCAGGGCATGCACGGATTTTCGTTCGGCGCCGGAACCGCGCCGCGCATGTTCGCCGTGCTGCTGCTGTTGCTCGGCGGTGGCGTCGCGCTGATGGGAGTTCTGCAGGCCGGCCCGCATATCGCGGCCTATTCCTGGCGCGGCCCGTTGTTCGTATCCGCGGCAATCGTGTTCTTCGCATTGGCGATCCGGCCGCTCGGGCTCGTGGTCTCCGCGTTTGCCGCCTTCATGATCGCGGCGATGGGCTCGCAGGAGACGAAACTGGTCGAGGCCGTCATTGTCGGCGCCTGTCTGACCGTCGGCTGCGCATTGCTTTTCCCCTATGTGCTGGGACTTCCGATGCCGATGTTCCCGCGTTTCCTGATCCAGTGA
- a CDS encoding tripartite tricarboxylate transporter permease, translating into MELFANLAHGFAVAFSPINLLMCLIGALVGTLVGVLPGIGTIATVAMLLPITFGLPPVGALIMLAGIYYGAQYGGSTTSILVNIPGEATSVVTALDGHQMAKQGRAGPALAIAAIGSFFAGCVATVLIAVLGAPLTKLALAFGPAEYFSLMVLGLIFAVVLAKGSVLKAIAMIVFGLLLSMVGSDIETGASRMAFNIPELADGLGFATVAMGVFGFAEIIRNLDHGAEMNRNLVQQKITGLMPTRKDIADSTPAILRGTVLGSILGILPGGGAVIASFAAYTLEKKLAKDPKRFGRGAIEGVAAPESANNAAAQTSFIPLLTLGIPPNAVMALMVGAMTIHGIVPGPQVMQKQPDLVWGMIASMWIGNLMLIIINLPLVGIWVRLLRVPYRLMFPSIVVFCAIGIYSVNNAPVDVVLAGVFGLVGYWLIKHDFEPAPLLLGMVLGPLMEENLRRALLISRGDWSVFVSRPLSAVLLAIAAGLLVLAVLPTLRAKRDEVFVESEG; encoded by the coding sequence ATGGAACTGTTCGCCAATCTCGCCCACGGTTTCGCGGTCGCATTCTCGCCGATCAACCTTCTGATGTGCCTGATCGGCGCGCTGGTCGGCACGCTGGTCGGCGTGCTGCCGGGCATCGGCACCATCGCCACCGTGGCCATGCTGCTGCCGATCACCTTCGGCCTGCCGCCGGTCGGGGCGCTGATCATGCTCGCCGGCATCTATTACGGTGCGCAATATGGCGGCTCGACCACCTCGATCCTGGTCAATATTCCGGGCGAGGCGACCTCCGTGGTCACCGCGCTCGACGGTCACCAGATGGCCAAGCAGGGCCGCGCCGGCCCGGCGCTGGCGATCGCCGCGATCGGCTCGTTCTTCGCCGGCTGCGTCGCGACCGTGCTGATCGCCGTGCTCGGCGCGCCGCTGACCAAGCTCGCGCTGGCGTTCGGCCCGGCCGAATATTTCTCGCTGATGGTGCTCGGCCTGATCTTCGCGGTGGTGCTCGCCAAGGGCTCGGTGCTGAAGGCGATCGCGATGATCGTGTTCGGCCTGTTGCTGTCGATGGTCGGTTCCGACATCGAGACCGGCGCCTCGCGCATGGCCTTCAACATCCCCGAGCTCGCTGACGGCCTCGGCTTTGCCACCGTGGCGATGGGCGTGTTCGGCTTCGCGGAGATCATTCGCAACCTCGACCACGGCGCCGAGATGAACCGCAACCTGGTGCAGCAGAAGATCACCGGCCTGATGCCGACCAGGAAGGACATCGCGGATTCCACGCCGGCGATCCTGCGCGGCACCGTGCTCGGCTCGATCCTCGGCATCCTGCCGGGCGGCGGCGCGGTGATCGCGTCGTTCGCGGCCTATACGCTGGAGAAGAAGCTGGCGAAGGATCCGAAGCGGTTCGGTCGCGGCGCGATCGAGGGCGTGGCGGCGCCGGAAAGCGCCAACAACGCCGCGGCGCAGACCTCGTTCATCCCGCTGCTCACGCTCGGCATCCCGCCGAACGCGGTGATGGCGCTGATGGTCGGCGCGATGACCATCCACGGCATCGTGCCGGGTCCGCAGGTGATGCAGAAGCAGCCCGATCTGGTCTGGGGCATGATCGCCTCGATGTGGATCGGCAATCTGATGCTGATCATCATCAACCTGCCGCTGGTGGGCATCTGGGTCCGTCTGCTGCGCGTGCCGTACCGGCTGATGTTCCCCTCGATCGTGGTGTTCTGCGCGATCGGCATCTACTCGGTGAACAACGCGCCGGTCGACGTCGTGCTCGCCGGCGTGTTCGGCCTCGTCGGTTATTGGCTGATCAAGCATGATTTCGAGCCGGCACCGCTGCTGCTCGGCATGGTGCTGGGCCCGCTGATGGAGGAGAACCTGCGTCGCGCGCTGTTGATCTCGCGCGGCGACTGGAGCGTGTTCGTGTCGCGGCCGCTGTCGGCGGTGCTGCTGGCGATCGCGGCCGGTCTGCTGGTGCTTGCCGTGTTGCCGACCTTGCGTGCCAAGCGCGACGAAGTGTTCGTGGAGTCCGAGGGCTAG
- a CDS encoding tripartite tricarboxylate transporter substrate binding protein BugD, translated as MMSIRSLAGACLSAIVALGAFAVPASAQNYPTRTITMIVPFAAGGPTDVISRIVTAHMAQTLGQSIVIENVVGAGGTTATTRAARAANDGYTLITGHMGTHAASVPLYPKLAYHPEKDFEPVALLAGTPILILARKDFPPKDLKEFVTYVKANAEKVNAAHAGIGSVSHASCELLNSILGIKPVGVPFNGTGPAMNALVAGQVDYMCDQIVNAVPQINAGTIKAYAVATPERNPSLPNVPTTTEAGLPAFQAQAWNAIFAPKGTSPAIIATLNAAAIKALDDENVRRRLLELGSVIPAPANRTPEALATLIKNEIAKWTPVLKPAT; from the coding sequence ATGATGTCCATTCGCTCGCTTGCGGGCGCATGCCTTTCGGCAATCGTAGCGCTCGGCGCATTCGCCGTGCCGGCGTCCGCGCAAAATTATCCGACCCGCACCATCACCATGATCGTGCCGTTCGCAGCCGGCGGTCCGACCGACGTCATCTCGCGCATCGTCACCGCGCACATGGCGCAGACGCTGGGACAGAGCATCGTGATCGAGAACGTGGTCGGCGCCGGCGGCACCACCGCGACGACGCGCGCCGCACGTGCCGCCAATGACGGCTATACGCTGATCACAGGGCATATGGGCACGCACGCCGCCTCCGTGCCGCTCTATCCGAAGCTTGCCTATCACCCGGAAAAGGATTTCGAGCCCGTCGCGCTGCTCGCCGGCACGCCGATCCTGATCCTTGCCCGCAAGGACTTTCCGCCGAAGGATCTCAAGGAATTCGTCACCTACGTGAAGGCCAATGCCGAGAAGGTCAACGCCGCGCATGCCGGCATCGGCTCGGTCTCGCACGCCTCCTGCGAACTCCTGAACTCGATCCTCGGCATCAAGCCGGTCGGCGTGCCCTTCAACGGCACCGGCCCGGCCATGAATGCGCTGGTCGCCGGCCAGGTCGATTACATGTGCGACCAGATCGTCAATGCGGTGCCGCAGATCAACGCCGGCACCATCAAGGCCTATGCGGTCGCGACCCCGGAGCGCAACCCGTCGCTGCCCAATGTGCCGACCACGACGGAAGCCGGCTTGCCGGCATTCCAGGCCCAGGCCTGGAACGCGATTTTCGCGCCGAAGGGAACTTCGCCCGCCATCATCGCCACGCTGAATGCCGCGGCCATCAAGGCGCTCGACGACGAGAATGTCCGCAGGCGCCTGCTCGAGCTCGGCAGCGTGATCCCGGCGCCGGCCAACCGCACGCCGGAGGCGCTTGCGACCCTCATCAAGAACGAGATCGCGAAGTGGACGCCGGTGCTCAAGCCGGCAACTTAA